In one window of Prevotella sp. E13-17 DNA:
- a CDS encoding gliding motility lipoprotein GldH yields the protein MSNSNRGLILIFLTIALTIVGCNRKTVFSHYEHVELDGWEQNDTLVFEIFGIPAGTYQEELGLRNSVEYPYMQLSMIANQQSVSGMKRTDTLQVDMANRTGKLIGTGISRYYHCLPLGQVTLSDSDTLYVRVNHFMLDNDLPGVADVGVTLKKLK from the coding sequence ATGAGCAACAGCAATAGAGGGCTCATCCTTATTTTTCTTACGATTGCCCTGACAATTGTCGGGTGCAATCGTAAGACTGTTTTCAGCCATTACGAACATGTGGAACTGGATGGCTGGGAACAGAATGATACGTTGGTTTTTGAGATATTTGGCATACCTGCCGGTACTTATCAGGAGGAACTGGGACTGCGCAACAGCGTGGAGTATCCGTATATGCAGTTGAGCATGATCGCTAACCAACAGTCGGTGTCGGGAATGAAGCGCACAGACACACTGCAGGTGGACATGGCTAACCGTACTGGTAAGCTGATAGGGACGGGCATCAGCCGTTATTATCATTGTCTGCCACTGGGACAGGTGACGCTGAGCGACAGTGATACTTTATATGTCCGTGTAAATCATTTCATGCTGGATAATGATCTGCCAGGTGTCGCAGATGTCGGTGTCACACTGAAGAAACTGAAGTAG
- a CDS encoding regulatory iron-sulfur-containing complex subunit RicT: MEKELEIRTGCDRGLCHQAIGRQDRQLNTYDWLADVPGNADSTDLVEVQFKHTRKGYYHNINRLPLKKGDIVAVEASPGHDIGVVTLTGRLVALQIKKANLKSADDIKRIYRLARQVDMDKYHEAKALEHQTMIESRKIAKGLGLDMKIGDVEYQGDGNKAIFYYIADERVDFRQLIKDLAAAFHVRIEMKQIGARQEAGRIGGTGPCGRELCCATWMKNFISVATGAARHQDISLNPQKLAGMCAKLKCCLNYEVDEYMEAGRQLPSRDAVLQTLDSDYYYFKADILAGLVTYSTDKRIAANLETITAERAKEVIEMNRRGEKPENLQEEGNQKKESGPVDLLAGDSITRFDKSKKKKKKKKKPSDRRNNNNEQQQ, from the coding sequence ATGGAAAAAGAATTAGAAATACGTACAGGCTGTGACCGTGGACTCTGTCATCAGGCAATCGGCCGACAGGACCGCCAGTTGAACACCTATGACTGGCTGGCCGACGTGCCGGGCAATGCTGACTCGACCGACTTGGTCGAGGTTCAGTTCAAGCATACACGCAAGGGCTACTATCACAACATCAACCGACTGCCTCTGAAAAAAGGCGATATCGTGGCTGTTGAGGCCAGTCCGGGACATGATATCGGTGTGGTAACGCTGACAGGACGCTTGGTGGCACTGCAGATCAAGAAGGCTAATCTGAAATCGGCAGACGACATCAAACGCATCTATCGACTGGCCCGCCAGGTGGACATGGACAAGTATCATGAGGCTAAGGCTCTTGAGCATCAGACCATGATTGAGAGTCGAAAAATAGCGAAGGGACTGGGGCTGGATATGAAAATTGGTGATGTGGAGTATCAGGGCGATGGCAATAAGGCTATCTTCTATTATATCGCCGACGAGCGTGTGGACTTCCGTCAGTTGATTAAGGACCTGGCTGCTGCTTTCCACGTGCGTATTGAGATGAAACAGATTGGTGCCCGCCAGGAGGCTGGTCGTATCGGTGGTACGGGACCTTGCGGTCGTGAGCTGTGCTGTGCCACGTGGATGAAGAACTTCATTAGTGTGGCGACAGGTGCTGCCCGTCATCAGGACATCTCGCTGAACCCGCAGAAGCTGGCTGGCATGTGTGCCAAGCTGAAATGCTGTCTGAACTATGAGGTGGATGAATACATGGAGGCTGGACGCCAGTTGCCAAGTCGCGATGCCGTATTGCAGACGCTTGACTCGGACTACTATTATTTCAAGGCAGACATACTGGCTGGTCTTGTCACATACTCTACAGATAAGCGTATTGCTGCCAACTTGGAGACGATTACTGCCGAACGAGCCAAAGAGGTGATCGAGATGAACCGCCGCGGTGAGAAACCCGAAAACCTGCAGGAGGAGGGTAATCAGAAAAAGGAGAGTGGACCTGTTGACTTGTTGGCAGGCGACAGTATTACGCGCTTCGATAAGTCTAAGAAGAAAAAGAAGAAAAAGAAAAAGCCGTCTGACAGACGCAATAACAATAATGAGCAACAGCAATAG
- a CDS encoding DNA polymerase III subunit delta' → MRFGEVIGQQECKTRLKQMVAEDRLPHAIMLCGPQGVGKLALAVAFGCYLLEGNDDDNVKEHPMLAKLEHPDLHFTFPTIKLPSMSSDHKPVSDDFAHEWHDLMMQGPYFSMDQWMTAMGGENQQAIITAGESDELVRKLSLKSSQGGYKVAVIWLPERMNIECANKLLKLIEEPPLQTVFLMVCEEPDKLLETIRSRVQRIDVKRLANEEVQQALVERHGVDADKAIRISRLCGGSWLKALQELKEGTENEQFLDLFKVLMRLAYMRKVKDLRKWSETLSGFGREKQKRFLQFFMRMLRENFMYNFHQQDLCYMSQQEEEFARNFARFINENNILQLYDLANVAIRDIGQNANAKIVFFDFVLKIIVLLIPPKQ, encoded by the coding sequence ATGAGGTTTGGTGAGGTCATAGGACAACAGGAGTGCAAGACGCGCTTGAAGCAGATGGTGGCAGAAGACCGTCTGCCGCATGCCATCATGCTTTGCGGTCCGCAGGGTGTGGGCAAGTTGGCATTGGCGGTGGCCTTTGGTTGCTATTTGTTGGAAGGCAACGATGACGACAACGTGAAGGAGCACCCGATGTTGGCAAAACTGGAGCATCCCGATCTGCACTTCACCTTCCCAACGATCAAGCTACCATCGATGAGCAGCGACCACAAGCCGGTGAGCGATGACTTCGCTCACGAGTGGCACGACCTGATGATGCAAGGACCGTACTTCTCGATGGATCAGTGGATGACAGCCATGGGGGGTGAGAATCAACAGGCTATCATCACGGCGGGCGAAAGTGATGAACTGGTGCGCAAGCTCAGTTTGAAGTCGAGTCAGGGTGGTTACAAGGTGGCTGTCATCTGGTTGCCAGAACGCATGAACATTGAATGTGCCAACAAGTTGCTGAAACTCATTGAGGAACCACCGCTGCAGACAGTATTCCTGATGGTGTGCGAGGAGCCCGACAAACTGTTGGAAACAATCAGAAGCCGTGTGCAGCGCATCGACGTGAAGCGGCTTGCCAACGAGGAGGTGCAACAGGCACTGGTGGAACGCCACGGCGTGGATGCCGACAAGGCCATACGCATCAGCCGACTGTGTGGAGGCTCGTGGCTAAAGGCACTTCAAGAACTGAAGGAAGGTACAGAGAACGAACAGTTTCTGGACCTCTTCAAGGTGCTGATGCGACTGGCTTATATGCGCAAAGTGAAGGACTTGCGTAAATGGAGTGAGACGCTGAGTGGCTTCGGACGAGAGAAGCAAAAGCGCTTCTTGCAGTTCTTTATGCGTATGCTGCGCGAGAACTTCATGTATAATTTCCATCAGCAGGATCTGTGCTACATGTCGCAGCAGGAGGAAGAGTTCGCACGCAACTTTGCACGTTTTATCAACGAAAACAATATATTACAGCTTTACGATTTGGCCAACGTGGCCATTCGCGACATCGGACAGAACGCTAATGCCAAAATCGTGTTCTTCGATTTCGTACTGAAAATCATCGTACTGCTGATACCGCCTAAACAATGA